The region CCTTCTATTTActttagttaaaaataatttatcatattttaaaatacttttaatacatttttatttatttgatatttaaaaatttgtGCTCTAATAATGTCCCTAGTTCCTGTACGCTTATAAAATAAGTCAAGTGAATTGGCCCTTGAAGCATTTTCAAACTCTTTCCTAGAAATTGCTCCAAAGTGCAGGGGTAAAAACAGAAAActttttaaattgtaatttttatgatattaagaatgtaattttaccattttaatagtctatatctttataaattttaaaggattaaatcaaatttttatcatttttagagcctaaatagaaaatttcccattttaggAGGCCCTAATTAGGGCAAGTTAAGAGAATTGAAGGATATATAATACGTTTCAACACACTCGAACCCACATTATCTTATTTTGACAATAATACTCATGCTAATCAAACTAATACTCAATCAGAAATTTACCATTAAACTTTTATGTGATTAAATGTTACTATTAAACTTTGCCACCAACTTCGATTTTTTTTAACTATCCTCctttgtctacttttattttgtaacaaaagttcacttatttatttttaatttaattttaaaattttcgataattttattgaattaaactatttaattttattaaaataatttatcatatttttaaatacttttatgcatatttatttgatatttaaaaatttgtGGTCTAATAATGTTTCTAATTCTTACAtcctttgaatttttaaaatttaatccttatacttttaattctaagaatttaatctttatatttgtttgatttaaaaattatagcCCGATTGATAATATTGTTAGTTATGttgattttaaatgtgtttcATAAGttcatttataatattattaatgagaccttaattttaaaataaaagataaaaagattaaattttaaaactcggAACAATACAAGAAGTGGGACATagttaaactaaaattttgatatgatttacaactttattttttattcaaaaattatttattcattaaattttaacATAGTTAATGATTAATTTAGTGACTCGTACTTCAATTACATTAAATAGAAAATCAAAATCGTATCTATTTAAATATCGAGTGAATCCATAAtaggaaaaataatttatttagtcCTCcgtctttattaaaaaaaaaaacatcttaACTATATCCATTTTCCAgctttattttaatcttttatataactgtgtttgttattttaattcacccaaaatagatagaaaaaGTTAACCTACAGTTAAATATTTGACATGACATTCTACGCATAAAAGATCTGTATTTAATTTATGTGTAACTCTGCatataaaaaaaaagggatttaaggcaattaaacccaaaatatcaaaagggaaaaaataataggaaataaatttcaaattaagaaaCTTTACGACATATGAGTTGACTTGtggtgggtttggatggacgattgggtgcggtgcggtgcgtttagcttactttttgtctcacgctacagtatcactatagtatctaatctcactgccaccgctgtttttacactaaccgcaggtaaacgcaccgctcatccaaactcacccttgaTCATGTGCGAGAAATAAATGTATGCGTAAAACCTCTCAATCAACACTCCAATAATTGTGGCCAATATTTTCTCATGTTCAAAATTATCAATGCTCAATAAAAGTTGTCgacattatttttctttttaatgctCCGATCTTTATATTATgagtttaattatattttattttttatattcaaaaaaTTAGATTCAACTCATTTTTTGCTCGATTTAACTGGTCTGTATCAGCTTTCGGATTAACTGGTTCAAAGCTCTTATTCAGACTCGTACTTCGACCGATTCCCAATCCAACCGATTAATCTAATCCGATTTGGTTCAAACtgcttttccttttccttttccttttcgaTTTCCAGAAATTTGATCCCAAACGTCTGCATTCAGCCAGAATGGTACCAATCTAATTAGCAGGATGAGGTAAGTTCCCCAATCTTCAATTTTGTTATAGGAAGAGATCAACCAAGTCTTTCATTATACCAACTCCTTTACCTCCCAATCAACACTCCAATTATAAAGTTGTGGGCAATATTTTCTCATGTTCAATAAAAGTTGTGGACAATATTTTCCCATACTCAAAAACAATAGTTCACCAAACGAGGATAAAATGAACTGTAATAATTATCTATTTGGGTATTATCTGCTTTTGCATTGAAACAAGagtttcaaatttataaattctTTGAATTGTTGACTGGTTATtcatgaaagttttttttttccttcttgttaaaaaaaattctatcagTGCCATTAGTTGGATTTGCAACTAGAGCTAATTTATGCAGTGGGAAGGTTTCTTCTTTTGGAGAAAACTTCATGTTTTCTTCACTTTCTAGTATATTGATAAGTTCCCGGCTTAATTCGTTTGGCTAATCAATTCAGTTCTGTTTTAAGAATATTGGTCACGTTATCAAATCTTGATCGAATCCATGTTTAGATATTAAAATGAACCaagttaaaaattatattatccctaaAATTTATTAGTGACCCGATCTTCAAAACATTAAATACTAActgtgaattaaaaaaattaaaatcatatctAATTAAATTTTGAGTGAGTGaccaatttttctttttgagaaaTAAACTTCATTATGTATCAATAGGAGCTTTGATTGTCCCTATTCACGTTTCCATTGACGTATTGAAAGTGGCAAGACCAGAAATTTGACCCCAAACGTCTGCATTCAGCCAGAATCTTACCAATCTCAGTAGGATGAGGTAAGTTCCCCAATCTtcaattttgttataagaaatcAACCAAGTGTTTCATTGTACCAACTCCTTTACCTCCCAATCAACACTCCAAATATGAAGTTGTGGGCAATATTTTCTCATGTTCGAAATTATCAATGCTCAATAAAAGTTGTGGACAATATTTTCCATTACCTCCAGATGAACACTCTGATGTTGGGGGTCAAGTTTAATTTTAGAGATAAAAGTATGGTGGAAGTCTTTCTATTACaaattagattgcattttgttcctatactcaaaaaatttaattaaactaattgtTTGCTTGATTCAACCGGTTCATATTGATTCTCAAATCAATTGGTTCAGAGCTCTTTTTCGAACCAGTAACTTGGCCGATTCCCGATCTGATCAGCCAGTCCGGTCAAATCTGGTTCAAGCAACACTACATTGCTTTTCCTTTTCTACTTCTTGTTACAAACAAAAATTAATGTTGAAAATGAACCATATGAGCTAGTTAGACCGTGAATCAGAAGTTTAACTTAGTTACTGATGGTGGGTTGCAGAGATTTCAAGAATTTATCATTGGAGCCAATTTCCAGATTAATCTATGGAAATGATATGAGTGAGAAATCCTGATAACAACTAGCAAAATTTGTTGGGTTTAAAAAAAGgaagaataatcatatattgcTATGATGATCAATCGAAAGAAGGTTTATATCTAAGGGCAACCAAGTTGTTCCCTGCATTTAAGAAAagttatttagattttgattcaTTCACTGTGTTCATAACCATTCATATTAACAATCGAAGAAAGacgattttattttactttcagcTGTCTTAAGGAGAGAATACATAATCTAATTTTGGAAACAATTTTATTAGGAGATAACCACAAAtcttgaatgaaaaaaaatcactATAGAAGAAAACATTGCAAAAGACAAAGGAGAGATTGTCTTAGGTCATCAATCTTCTTTAGAAACAGAGAAAATGTTTGTGTCTATCCCAAAAGTCTATCTCATTTTTGACGACTGCAATATTTTCTTTGCTACCCATTTTCTTTACTTAAATTTTATtgcttttattttcataaaaaatttaaattttaaattaaaaaaaatattttttttgcattcttgattttttttatgttaaaaaagaattgaaagtagAAAAGAATAACACTTCAATTGTTCCATAAACTTAACAAATTTACTATTTGAATCTTATAATTTCGAATTACTTGTGAAATACAAATTCCATTGATTAATCTCCTTCATAACAACTAGAATTTGGCATTAGAATTCATACAACAAAGATTTGACAGTTACAGTAATATTTGCTTAACAATTTTAAGTTTGCAGTATTTAAACATGATTACATAACACCCcaaatacaaatttagaaattatgATGAACACAAAAACATTTATATCATCTGCTAAATTAACAACACCCCCACTTATTTATTCTAATCGCTCTCATGAAAACTGAACATGTTGAATCTTCCCATCCAATTCAATCCCGAGTTTCAATGCCACTATCACAAATTACAAAAACAGAAAGATTAGAAAACATGTGTTAACTTAATTAGATTAAGAAAGATGAAACTTATGAAATACTTGTTAAAAAAGGGAACTCACCTGAGCAAGATGTAGGATGGAAAGCTAGTTTCTTCTTACTCTGTTTCTTCGTACCCACCTCGAGAAATTGTATTGCCAGTCTCTTTCCACTTTTCTAATAAACCACCATGGCCTTCCGGTTGTGAATACAATGTAACCCAGGCTCAATCCTAGCACCACTCCACTTCCATACCCCATCATTACAACTTCCCAAAAGAAGGGTATTACAGAACCTTCATGTTCCACCACCAATGGTGAAGGCGGTTCGGCCCCCACATGGTTGACGCATTGCTTGGACAATGGTAATCCACACAATCCCGAGTTATCGTTGTAGGAATCATTATCAAAGGTATCGAATTGATTCCCATGAGGAATTGGTCCAACAAGATTGTTGTTTGAAAGATTCAATACTTCAAGAAATGTCAGCTTCGTCATTTGAGAAGGAATCCTGCCATTGAGCTTGTTTGATGAAAGATCCAATGATTCAAGTGCTACCAAATTTCCAAACGATGTTGGGATAGGACCAATGAAGTTATTGTGAGAGAAGTTGAGCATTTGCAGGGAAATAAGTTGCCCGACATTCTCAGGAATTTTTCCACAAAATTGGTTGTTCGACAAGTCCATAGATACGAAATTGGCCACGACCTTCGTAAATTCAAGCTCCAATCTTTTGGTTGTTAAATTCACAGGAATTTCATAAAACTCACCGTCATATTGGAAATTTGAGGAGTATGATTGTTGTTTATGTTTATCTTTCATTGCTCTCAAATTTCGAAAGAGTTTCGTGGACAATGTACCTGTGAACTCATTTTCAGAGAGATCAAATATTCGCAATGCCAAGAAGTCATATGAAGCTATGGAATGAGGCAGGAATCCATAAAATCTATTAAATCTTAGGATGAGAACTTGCAATCTTGAAAGTGAAGCTAACCAATGGGGAAATTTATCCCTTAACTTGTTGTTCCCTAAATTTAAAAGTTCCAACGAAGTACAATTAGCCAATGATGGTGGTACTAATCCTTCCAATTGATTGTCATTGAGTAAAAGATGGCTCAACTTCCTATTATTCACAAAAGAATTAGGGATCTTCCCATAAAAGTTGTTCACCTGCAAATCCATCAACTGCAAAGAGCTCAAATTTCCAAGACAATCAGGAATAGTTCCACTCAAGCTGTTTTCAGACAAGTCCAGAACGCTAAGTAAACTCAATTTGCAAATAGAAGAAGGGATGTTTCCTGTCAATTTATTCTTTGAAATGATGATCCCAAACAACTCCTTTAAAATTGGAATTTCAGGACTCAAGCAAGTTGAGAGAATTGGTCCCTGAAGCAAGTTGGAATGAAGGTTGAGATATTCCAAATTGTTTCCCGGAAATTGCTCCAAAGCAGTCAAAAAGTTATGAGAAAGGTCCAAGTACCGCAATCCTTCCCACCCTTCAGCTTCCCATTTGGAAATTCCACCAGAAATCATGTTATTGGAAAGATCTAATTCCTCCAAGTTCGATGTTTGAAAGAAATTCGGGAACTGCCTTACGCTACAACCAGAGAAGTTCACAATTGCAAGCTGGGGGAAAGAATAGTTCACATCATTGCCGCTTGTGCTTAATGATAATAAACTATTACTTGAAACAAGAAGAAAGTAAAGACTCGTGAGTTTTGAAAGCATATTTGACTTGATCACACCACTCAAGTTGTTTGATGACAAATCAAGATAACTCATGTTCGTAAGATCAAAAAGGGAATCGGGTATTGGATCACTCAAGTTGTTTGAAGACAAGTCAAGTAAAGTAAGGTTCACAAGATAAAAAATGGAATACGGTATTGAACCACCGATGTTATTATTACTCAAATGAACCTCTTTGATGGAACTAGGCTTCTGAATTCGATCAATCGGACCAACTAGTTTGTTATAACCGAGGTCCAAGATTGGAAGAGATGGCAGAGTAAACAACCAAGATGGTACTCCACCACTTATAGAGTTATTATGTAACCGAAGTTCCTTtagaaattgaagcttattaaCATGATTTGGCAACGGACCTTCCAAGTGATTATTTGACAAATCCAAATGGATAATTTTTGTGAGGTTGAAGATAGTTATTGGAAGTGGACCACTCAAATTGCAAGAAGATAATCTCAAGGTAGTTAATTTTCTAAGGTTTCCAAAAACATCTGGAATCTGTCCTTCAAGCGAGTTTCTTTCTAAATCAACGGAAATGATTTGAGTGAGATTTCCAAATGATGCTGGAATTGATCCCCTAAAGCCACAATGGGAAAAGTCTAACAACTCAAGGGCATGACTCCAGTTTGTGTTAGAGAGATAACCTCTGAGATTTTTACTCCTACTTAAATCTATAAGTTTGAGGTTTGGAAGCTGAGAAACTTGAGTTGGGAATTCCCCATGTAATTGAGAAAATGAGAGACTCATATGTTCAAGTGATGAAGACAAGTTTAGAAAGGAAGTAAGTGCAACATCAGACATATCTACATAGTCAAGCACAAGGTTTCTTAATTTGGTCAAGTTTCTTGCAAGCATGTCAAAACCTTGGCCATCAAATCTCAAGTCAGAAGAAGAGCTGGAAAGATCAAGTGAAACCAAACTTGACAAGACATTGATTTGATGCGAGATTAAGCCAGAGAAGTCATTAACAGCGAGAATAAGATGGGTTAAACTCACCAACTGGCTAAATAACTTTGATGAGATGGTGCCATTGAAACGATTACCAGCAAGGTTGAGTCGTCGTAGTCCATGAAAGTGAAACAAGTTGCTACTGTTCTCAAGAAGAGAGCCTTCGAGGTTGTTGTAGCTCAAGTCAAGCCATCGGAGGTTGTGAAGTTGAAAGAGGCTGTTGTTTGCAAAGAGAGAACCACCAAGGCAACTCTGACTAAGATGGATACCAATCACATGACCAGTCACGTGGTCGCATTTCACTCCCTCCCATGAACAACAATCAATGCTTTTGTTCCATGACTCCATGTGCATCTTGGGGTAAGTATCtccataataaaaaaattcacaatcAACAGAAATGGTGGTTTTAAAATGGAGCAAAGCATCTCTCTGGTGTGGGAGACATAAATGAGAGGATGGAGGAACAGAGAAAGACAAACTCCATGAAAGTTGCAAGACCACCAAAACCAGGCAAAGGCTTCCCATATTTTTATGTTTGTCCAAAAAAGAAACAAGTACAAAGTGAAGAAACGAAGGGATGTGTATTATAAGAACAAGCAAGTCATAATTCCAAGTAAAAAGGTTTGGTAAAAACAGTGAAGACATTCGTTTCAAGTCAATTAAGTAAACATTTCAACCCCCACAAAATTAGCCATTGACTAATCCTTAATATAAGTAAGGATGTTCCTTCTCTACTTTTCATTTTgtacaaaaaaaaagagtcacttttttaaattttgataatactcttaatttttttatgttaaatttaatatgggttatgaattaaatttttatttttaaataaggtTTTTTTAATACTGAAATGCcacataaaaaaaagtaattaaagggactaaaatttaattttaatactgAAATGTGACAGTCATTAATAGTGTTatcaattaaactttaattttcaaataaaaaaagtaattaaagagactaaattttaaaaattgaaagagTATAGGTAGGGATTGAGGGttacttaaaccaaaattttcgtATTAGAAAttaggcataatgataaatttagctctcaatatttacatttttttatcaatttggcccttatttctttttagttaaattggaccattaacctttcaaaaaatgtcaagtcatttttctttaatgaaAATACTGactaaataacaatttttttaataaagttgGCGTGATAATCTTCGTGGCAGTCCACATGCACTTCACCTCAATATGACACTATTAATCTTATTGTCACATCAACatatgatataaaaaaaattaaattttaaattataaaaagttcataaattttcaaaaatattagcATGAAGTATGCGTAAATTGCCATATAGACTATTGtgcttaaaaaatataatattttagtcaGTATTTCCTTTAAAAAGAAATCAATCtgactcttttttaaaaaattgaaggtcaaattttactctcttttttttaattttgaggatAAAATTTAGCTCAAAAAAGAATAATAGTCAAATTGATGAAAGATATAaatgttagaaattaaatttaacaaGTATGTGATGGGATATGGATGGAATCAGTGATAATAGGCTTGAAAGACTAGATGGGTCAAAGTCAGTGTTTAGGTGTTTAGGGTTTGAATATGGGTTTAAATGTCTTGAAATTAATGGTGATTATATATGTTTTGGAAAGCAACTTTAGAATGTGTGGACAAATATTTTGAATTGGGTATTATTACTTATAAAATAAGTCAAGATAATTGGTTCTTAAAGCAATTTGGAACCAACGTTGAGCATATCCAAACTCTTTCCTGGAATGGCTCCAAAGTAGTCAAAAAGTTATAATAGAGGATCTACAAGTGGTGCCATTAGTTGGATTTGCAACAGCAATGCCAGTCTATGGTCTGGAAAATTGTTTCATTTAGTCTACCACATGGGCATCACTGTTTGGCATTCAATCTATCAAAACAATATATATTGTAACATTACTATTTAAttatgggtaaactacaaaaatagtcattgTTGTTTGCCTTAGATTACAtattagtcacttatgtttgaaatgtta is a window of Gossypium hirsutum isolate 1008001.06 chromosome D08, Gossypium_hirsutum_v2.1, whole genome shotgun sequence DNA encoding:
- the LOC121220187 gene encoding receptor-like protein 43 isoform X2, which translates into the protein MGSLCLVLVVLQLSWSLSFSVPPSSHLCLPHQRDALLHFKTTISVDCEFFYYGDTYPKMHMESWNKSIDCCSWEGVKCDHVTGHVIGIHLSQSCLGGSLFANNSLFQLHNLRWLDLSYNNLEGSLLENSSNLFHFHGLRRLNLAGNRFNGTISSKLFSQLLAIVNFSGCSVRQFPNFFQTSNLEELDLSNNMISGGISKWEAEGWEGLRYLDLSHNFLTALEQFPGNNLEYLNLHSNLLQGPILSTCLSPEIPILKELFGIIISKNKLTGNIPSSICKLSLLSVLDLSENSLSGTIPDCLGNLSSLQLMDLQVNNFYGKIPNSFVNNRKLSHLLLNDNQLEGLVPPSLANCTSLELLNLGNNKLRDKFPHWLASLSRLQVLILRFNRFYGFLPHSIASYDFLALRIFDLSENEFTGTLSTKLFRNLRAMKDKHKQQSYSSNFQYDGEFYEIPVNLTTKRLELEFTKVVANFVSMDLSNNQFCGKIPENVGQLISLQMLNFSHNNFIGPIPTSFGNLVALESLDLSSNKLNGRIPSQMTKLTFLEVLNLSNNNLVGPIPHGNQFDTFDNDSYNDNSGLCGLPLSKQCVNHVGAEPPSPLVVEHEGSVIPFFWEVVMMGYGSGVVLGLSLGYIVFTTGRPWWFIRKVERDWQYNFSRWVRRNRVRRN
- the LOC121220187 gene encoding receptor-like protein 19 isoform X1; the protein is MGSLCLVLVVLQLSWSLSFSVPPSSHLCLPHQRDALLHFKTTISVDCEFFYYGDTYPKMHMESWNKSIDCCSWEGVKCDHVTGHVIGIHLSQSCLGGSLFANNSLFQLHNLRWLDLSYNNLEGSLLENSSNLFHFHGLRRLNLAGNRFNGTISSKLFSQLVSLTHLILAVNDFSGLISHQINVLSSLVSLDLSSSSSDLRFDGQGFDMLARNLTKLRNLVLDYVDMSDVALTSFLNLSSSLEHMSLSFSQLHGEFPTQVSQLPNLKLIDLSRSKNLRGYLSNTNWSHALELLDFSHCGFRGSIPASFGNLTQIISVDLERNSLEGQIPDVFGNLRKLTTLRLSSCNLSGPLPITIFNLTKIIHLDLSNNHLEGPLPNHVNKLQFLKELRLHNNSISGGVPSWLFTLPSLPILDLGYNKLVGPIDRIQKPSSIKEVHLSNNNIGGSIPYSIFYLVNLTLLDLSSNNLSDPIPDSLFDLTNMSYLDLSSNNLSGVIKSNMLSKLTSLYFLLVSSNSLLSLSTSGNDVNYSFPQLAIVNFSGCSVRQFPNFFQTSNLEELDLSNNMISGGISKWEAEGWEGLRYLDLSHNFLTALEQFPGNNLEYLNLHSNLLQGPILSTCLSPEIPILKELFGIIISKNKLTGNIPSSICKLSLLSVLDLSENSLSGTIPDCLGNLSSLQLMDLQVNNFYGKIPNSFVNNRKLSHLLLNDNQLEGLVPPSLANCTSLELLNLGNNKLRDKFPHWLASLSRLQVLILRFNRFYGFLPHSIASYDFLALRIFDLSENEFTGTLSTKLFRNLRAMKDKHKQQSYSSNFQYDGEFYEIPVNLTTKRLELEFTKVVANFVSMDLSNNQFCGKIPENVGQLISLQMLNFSHNNFIGPIPTSFGNLVALESLDLSSNKLNGRIPSQMTKLTFLEVLNLSNNNLVGPIPHGNQFDTFDNDSYNDNSGLCGLPLSKQCVNHVGAEPPSPLVVEHEGSVIPFFWEVVMMGYGSGVVLGLSLGYIVFTTGRPWWFIRKVERDWQYNFSRWVRRNRVRRN